The following DNA comes from Mycobacterium sp. MS1601.
TCGCAGATCTGGGCGATGCTGGCGCAGGGATTCGCCGACGACGATGTCACGGTCATGACGCTGCGGCGGGCCTAGCTTCAGGCAGTGTTCATCCGAGTGAGTTCACAATGGGTGGGTGCGGATTCTGGTGGTCGACGACGAGGTTAGGTTCGCTGACGGGGTGCGACGGGGGTTACAGGCTGAGGGGTTCGCGGTAGATCTCGCACACACGGCGGTGGAGGGCCTGTGGCGGGCCAGTGAGATCCGATATGACGCCATAGTTCTGGACATCATGATGCCTGAGATGAACGGCTACGTCGTGTGCCGCACACTGCGACAACAGGGCAACTGGACGCCCATCGTGATGCTCACCGCCAAGGACGGTGGCTGGGACGAAGTGGAGGGCCTCGACACCGGTGCTGACGACTACGTGGTCAAACCCGTGGAGTTCCCGGTTCTGGTTGCTCGCCTGCGTGCCCTTATCCGGCGTGGTCGGCCCCAGCGCCCCACTCTGATCGAGGTCGGGTCCCTGCACGTCAACCCGGCGACGCGCGAGGTGTGGAGGTTGGGCCAACTGGTGCAACTCACCGCCCGTGAGTTCTCGATCCTTCTCTTCCTGGCTCGTGAGGCCGCGGTGGTGAGATCGAAGCAGCAGATTTTGCAAGGGGTTTGGTCCGACGAGTTCGACGGTGACTCCAACATCGTGGAGGTCTACATCGCCCATCTGCGGGCCAAGATCGACAAGCCGTTCGGCCTCGACACGATCCAGACCGTGCGGGGTGCGGGATATCGGCTGATCCCCGATGCCTAGGCCTTCCGGTCCGTCGCTGCGGGTGCGGATCACCGCGGCGACGACGGCGGTGGTGCTGCTGGTGTTGACGGCGGGCGCAGTGGTGTTCATCTCGTTGCTGCGTCACACGCTGGTCACGGTCCAGGCTCAGGAGGCAAAAGCGCAAGCTGTGCAGATCGCCGAGCGCGCGGCCGGGATCCGGACGGAGAACGCCGCAGAGTTGCTTCCGCCGTTCGACGGCGACGAGGTGGTGATCCAGCTGCAGGAAGACGGGCGGGTGACAGCCACCGCTGACACCGATTTTGTGGGACTGGGTCCGTTGCCGTTCTCGGATTCGCAGCAACTGATCGACATCTACGGGCACCGGTATGTCGTGGAGTCCAGCCGAATTGCATCCAGCACGGGTGGGGTCAAGACCGTCGTTGTCGGTCGATCACTGGAAAGTGAGTACGGAGCAATAGAATTGGTTGCGATTCTGTTCACTGTGGCGGTGCCGGGGGTGAGCTTGTTCGTCGCCGGGCTGACGTGGATGGTGGTGGGTCGGTCCCTGCGCCCGGTGGAGCGGATCCGTGTCGACGTCGAGTCCATCGCCGAGGACTTGTCCCGCCGGGTGGATCCGCCCGGCGGGCGTGACGAGATTGCCCGACTGACCAGCACCATGAATCGGATGCTGGACCGCCTCGAGGCAGGTCAGCACAATCAACAGCGGCTGGTGTCCAATGCTTCTCACGAACTCCGTTCGCCGGTCGCGGCGATCCGTCAGCACGCGCAGGTCGCACTGCATCACCCTGAGGCCACCGACATGCACTCCCTTGCCTCGGTAGTCGACGCCGAGGCTGCCCGGTTGGACGACCTGGTCAACGACCTCCTGCTGCTCGCACGACTCGACGAGGGGCGCGTCCGCAATCGCATCGAAGTCGACCTCGACGACATCGTGCTGGCCGAAGCCGGTCGACTGCGCCGCCTGGGAGTCGTTGTCGACACCTCGGGAGTCGGACCGGCGCGCGTACTCGCGGATGAAGGACTGCTGTTCAGAGCTGTGCGCAACGCAGCAGACAATGCCAGGCGCCACACCCGCACCCGTGTCGATTTCAGCCTCAGAACGCAGGACGGTGAGGTGTTCCTCATGGTGGACGACGAC
Coding sequences within:
- a CDS encoding response regulator transcription factor, which encodes MRILVVDDEVRFADGVRRGLQAEGFAVDLAHTAVEGLWRASEIRYDAIVLDIMMPEMNGYVVCRTLRQQGNWTPIVMLTAKDGGWDEVEGLDTGADDYVVKPVEFPVLVARLRALIRRGRPQRPTLIEVGSLHVNPATREVWRLGQLVQLTAREFSILLFLAREAAVVRSKQQILQGVWSDEFDGDSNIVEVYIAHLRAKIDKPFGLDTIQTVRGAGYRLIPDA
- a CDS encoding sensor histidine kinase, whose translation is MPRPSGPSLRVRITAATTAVVLLVLTAGAVVFISLLRHTLVTVQAQEAKAQAVQIAERAAGIRTENAAELLPPFDGDEVVIQLQEDGRVTATADTDFVGLGPLPFSDSQQLIDIYGHRYVVESSRIASSTGGVKTVVVGRSLESEYGAIELVAILFTVAVPGVSLFVAGLTWMVVGRSLRPVERIRVDVESIAEDLSRRVDPPGGRDEIARLTSTMNRMLDRLEAGQHNQQRLVSNASHELRSPVAAIRQHAQVALHHPEATDMHSLASVVDAEAARLDDLVNDLLLLARLDEGRVRNRIEVDLDDIVLAEAGRLRRLGVVVDTSGVGPARVLADEGLLFRAVRNAADNARRHTRTRVDFSLRTQDGEVFLMVDDDGEGVPEDDRVRLFNRFERRDDDRSRQHGGAGLGLAMVAEAARDTGGSARLARSPHGGARLEIQLPEHTD